The Verrucomicrobiia bacterium genome contains a region encoding:
- the dinB gene encoding DNA polymerase IV — MFRVILHLDMDAFFASVEQRDRPEWRGRPVIVGAPPTRRGVVCAASYEARKSGVRSAMPSATAGRLCPDGIFVPPRMDTYRAESRLVMELVRDFVGDLVQQVSVDEAYLDVSRRCRADDPDAAIDLAVPLAEEIREAIRSRRQLTASVGVAANKLLAKLASDFRKPDGLTVIHERDKVAFLRPLPVRALHGIGPVTERHLAQAGIRTVGDLQDHPGDLRPWAGSWAAELRRYALGEDDRPLDLDDAIKSISAEETFRVDTDDRPTLRTCLREQAGEIAGKLERRRLAALTVQVKVRYGDFTTLSRQITLEEPVRTPSELYRLACHLLGRERLVHRPLRLLGLGVGGLVDAPDRQLRFPWD, encoded by the coding sequence ATGTTCCGGGTGATCCTGCATCTCGACATGGATGCCTTCTTCGCCTCGGTGGAACAACGCGACCGGCCGGAGTGGCGCGGGCGGCCGGTGATCGTCGGCGCCCCTCCGACCCGGCGTGGCGTGGTCTGCGCCGCCAGTTACGAGGCCAGGAAGTCCGGCGTGCGTTCCGCCATGCCCAGCGCCACCGCCGGCAGGCTCTGTCCCGATGGCATCTTCGTGCCGCCGCGGATGGACACCTACCGCGCCGAGTCCCGGCTCGTCATGGAACTCGTGCGGGACTTCGTCGGCGACCTTGTCCAGCAGGTGTCCGTGGACGAGGCCTACCTGGACGTTTCCCGGCGCTGCCGCGCGGACGATCCCGATGCGGCGATCGACCTCGCGGTGCCCCTCGCCGAGGAGATCCGGGAAGCCATCCGATCCCGGCGTCAGCTCACCGCCAGCGTCGGCGTGGCCGCCAACAAACTCCTCGCCAAACTGGCCAGCGACTTCCGCAAGCCCGATGGCCTGACCGTCATTCACGAACGCGACAAGGTCGCCTTCCTCCGCCCTCTCCCGGTGCGGGCCCTGCACGGGATCGGGCCGGTGACGGAACGGCATCTCGCCCAGGCCGGAATCCGGACGGTGGGCGACCTGCAGGATCATCCCGGCGACCTTCGCCCCTGGGCCGGTTCGTGGGCGGCCGAATTGCGCCGGTATGCCTTGGGCGAGGACGACCGCCCGCTGGACCTGGACGACGCCATCAAGAGCATCAGCGCCGAGGAGACGTTTCGCGTGGACACCGACGATCGCCCGACCCTGAGGACCTGCCTGAGGGAGCAGGCCGGGGAGATTGCCGGCAAACTGGAGCGCCGACGGCTCGCCGCCCTGACCGTTCAGGTGAAAGTCCGGTACGGCGACTTCACCACCCTCTCCCGCCAGATCACCCTCGAGGAACCCGTCCGGACGCCGTCCGAGCTCTACCGGCTCGCCTGTCATCTTCTAGGCCGGGAACGTCTCGTCCACCGCCCACTGCGACTTCTCGGCCTCGGTGTCGGGGGCCTGGTGGATGCCCCCGACCGCCAGCTCCGTTTCCCGTGGGACTGA
- the dusB gene encoding tRNA dihydrouridine synthase DusB produces MTGGALFFGSLRLGSNLFLSPLAGYTNLPFRTLVREVGGVDLCTTDLVNARSLIEGNPKALKLIESNERDRPLAVQLFGAVPEEMREAARRLEQLGVSSIDINMGCPVRKVCRVGGGSAMMSELGRTQRLVGGMVEAVRVPVTAKMRLGWDEENLTAPDLARALEEVGVAAVFVHGRTRAQGFSGTVSLEGIRRVVEAVERIPVIGNGDVTTPEAARAMIEATGCAGVSIGRGAFYDPWIFRRTRSYLDTGVCPPEPSFDERVRLMRRHLELMTEVFGEKHGCVMFRKVGPWYARRFGPASVFNKGVVQLTSRAEFEGLLDRYCAWRATFCDGTGELLPRFRPAPLATGFVETGWEAGPAVAERGAIPVPRGPVEVW; encoded by the coding sequence ATGACGGGTGGCGCGTTGTTCTTCGGTTCGCTCCGGCTGGGGTCGAACCTGTTTCTTTCGCCTCTCGCGGGGTACACCAACCTGCCTTTTCGCACGTTGGTCCGCGAGGTGGGCGGGGTGGATCTCTGCACCACCGACCTGGTGAACGCCCGGTCGCTGATCGAGGGGAATCCCAAGGCCCTGAAGCTCATTGAGTCGAACGAGCGGGACCGGCCGCTGGCGGTGCAGTTGTTCGGGGCCGTTCCCGAGGAGATGCGGGAGGCGGCACGGAGGCTGGAGCAGCTCGGGGTGAGTTCTATCGACATCAACATGGGTTGCCCGGTGCGGAAGGTCTGCCGGGTGGGCGGGGGATCAGCGATGATGTCCGAGCTGGGCCGCACCCAGAGGCTGGTGGGCGGGATGGTCGAGGCGGTGCGGGTGCCGGTGACGGCGAAGATGCGGCTGGGCTGGGACGAGGAGAATCTGACGGCGCCGGATCTGGCGCGGGCGTTGGAGGAGGTGGGGGTGGCGGCGGTCTTTGTGCATGGGCGGACGCGGGCGCAGGGCTTTTCGGGGACGGTCAGTCTGGAGGGGATCCGGCGGGTGGTGGAGGCGGTGGAGCGGATTCCGGTGATCGGGAACGGGGATGTGACGACGCCGGAGGCGGCGCGGGCGATGATCGAGGCGACGGGATGCGCCGGGGTGAGCATCGGGCGCGGGGCGTTCTACGATCCCTGGATCTTCCGGAGGACGCGGTCGTATCTCGACACGGGGGTGTGTCCGCCCGAGCCGTCGTTCGATGAGCGGGTGCGGCTGATGCGACGGCACCTGGAGCTGATGACGGAAGTGTTCGGGGAGAAGCACGGGTGCGTGATGTTCCGCAAGGTGGGGCCGTGGTACGCACGGCGGTTTGGTCCGGCGAGCGTGTTCAACAAGGGGGTGGTGCAGTTGACCTCCCGGGCGGAGTTCGAGGGTTTGCTGGATCGCTATTGCGCCTGGCGGGCGACCTTCTGCGACGGGACCGGCGAGCTGCTGCCGAGGTTTCGTCCGGCGCCGCTGGCGACCGGGTTTGTGGAGACCGGATGGGAGGCGGGCCCGGCGGTGGCGGAGCGCGGGGCAATTCCGGTGCCGCGGGGTCCGGTCGAAGTCTGGTGA